The Pararge aegeria chromosome 8, ilParAegt1.1, whole genome shotgun sequence genome window below encodes:
- the LOC120626108 gene encoding flexible cuticle protein 12-like translates to MKLFVVLAFLVAVALCAPPRHAKDDDSLRYLPAIRHEEVHDEFGQYALRYITAENTVVSERGRLVPGQNGGHVLEIEGQYSFIGDDGKVYVTKYRGGPDGFHVDAKHLPQPVRPLPA, encoded by the exons ATGAAATTG tttgtgGTATTAGCATTCTTGGTGGCAGTGGCGTTATGTGCACCTCCAAGACACGCAAAGGATGATGATTCCTTGAGGTACTTGCCCGCTATTCGACATGAGGAAGTCCACGATGAGTTTGGCCAGTACGCTCTTCGGTATATTACAGCTGAAA ACACAGTCGTATCAGAGCGTGGGCGGCTAGTGCCGGGTCAAAATGGCGGTCATGTTTTAGAAATCGAAGGACAGTACAGCTTTATCGGCGATGACGGCAAGGTGTACGTCACCAAGTACAGAGGCGGTCCAGACGGCTTCCATGTCGACGCTAAACATTTACCGCAGCCAGTTCGTCCTCTTCCCGCCTAA